In Dasypus novemcinctus isolate mDasNov1 chromosome 10, mDasNov1.1.hap2, whole genome shotgun sequence, one DNA window encodes the following:
- the LOC101414589 gene encoding olfactory receptor 8K5-like, protein MGQQNLTVLPEFILLGVTSHPELQGPLFGVFLIIYMVTMVGNLGLIILTKVDSHLHTPMYFFIRHLAFIDLGNSTVICPKMLVNFVVDQNTISYYACAMQMAFFIIFIISEIFMLSAMAYDRYVAICNPLLYNIIMSQRACLVLMGVPYLYSIFQSLMFTTKIFTLTFCGPNIISHFYCDEVALLPMLCSNAKEIEMLAITFSAFNLISSLLVVLVSYILILMAIFQMNTAAVRKKAFSTCSSHLTVVAVFYGSLLFMYLQPKSGHSVDTDKIASVFYTLVVPMLNPLIYSLRNKEVKNAFHRVFKNICNIYI, encoded by the coding sequence ATGGGTCAACAGAATCTGACTGTGCTGCCTGAATTTATTCTCCTGGGAGTCACAAGTCACCCTGAGCTGCAGGGTCCCCTCTTTGGTGTCTTTCTCATCATCTACATGGTCACAATGGTGGGCAACCTGGGATTGATCATCCTGACCAAGgtggactcccatctccacacacctatgtatttttttatcagACACCTAGCTTTCATTGATCTAGGAAATTCTACTGTCATTTGTCCCAAGATGCTGGTAAATTTTGTTGTGGATCAAAATACCATTTCCTATTATGCATGTGCCATGCAGATGGCTTTCTTCATTATATTCATTATCAGTGAAATTTTCATGTTGTCagccatggcctatgaccgctatgtggccatctgtaaCCCTCTGCTTTACAATATTATCATGTCCCAGAGAGCTTGTCTTGTGCTTATGGGTGTCCCCTACCTCTACAGCATCTTTCAGTCTCTGATGTTCACCACTAAGATTTTTACATTGACCTTTTGTGGCCctaatatcattagccatttcTATTGTGATGAAGTTGCCTTGTTACCTATGCTATGTTCAAAtgctaaagaaatagaaatgttgGCCATCACATTTTCAGCATTTAATTTGATTTCCTCCCTTCTGGTAGTCCTAGTGTCCTACATATTGATTCTGATGGCCATATTTCAAATGAATACTGCTGCGGTAAGGAAAAAAGCCTTCTCTACATGTAGTTCTCATCTGACAGTGGTGGCTGTATTCTATGGATCTCTGCTGTTTATGTACCTACAGCCCAAATCTGGTCACTCTGTTGATACTGACAAAATAGCCTCTGTGTTTTACACTTTAGTTGTCCCCATGCTTAACCCCTTAATCTATAGCTTAAGGAACAAAGAGGTTAAAAATGCCTTCCACAGGGTCTTTAAGAATATATGCAACATTTATATTTGA